The nucleotide sequence TGTTCAGTTAAATGAAGGAAAACAGGATTTCTGGCCGAATATGGTTGTCCTTTGGATTGTTCAATCTTACTATGAGTATTCCAACGACGTTCGGGTTATTGATTTCATGTCTAAATATTGTAATTATCTGCTTACTGTACCGGATGATGATTTCTTATCAAGTTATTGGGAGAACAGCCGCGGAGGTGATAATCTTTGGAGTGTGGTATGGCTTTACAATCGTACGGGAGATAAGAATCTGCTGGCACTTGCCGACAAGATTCACCGGAATACAGCCGACTGGACTAAGTCAACGCAGCTCCCTAATTGGCATAATGTGAATGTGGCGCAATGTTTCCGCGAACCGGCCACTTATTTTTTGTTTAATAAAGATTCGGCTTTGCTTGAAGCCAGCTATAATGTGCAAAGTCTCGTACGCCGAACCTTCGGACAGGTGCCGGGTGGTATGTTTGGAGCGGATGAAAATGCCCGTATCGGTTTCTTTGATCCTCGTCAGGGTACGGAGACTTGTGGTTTTGTAGAGCAGATGGCTTCGGACGAAATAATGTTGCTTATCAGCGGCGATCCAATCTGGGCTGAGAATTGTGAGGATGTTGCTTTCAATAGTTTTCCTGCAGCATTAATGCCCGATTATAAAGCGTTACGCTATATAACAAGTCCCAACCATGTGGTGAGCGACAGTAAGAATCATAATCCGGGTATTGATAACAGTGGTCCGTTCCTGGCAATGAACCCTTTCAGCAGCCGTTGTTGCCAGCATAATCATGGCTTTGGATGGCCTTATTATGCAGAGCATCTGGTTATGGCAACTCCGGACAACGGATTGGCTGCCGTGATGTATACTGCGTGCAAGACAAAGGGAAAAGTTGGAGGCAACGGTGTTGAGGTTACATTGCATGAACAGACAAATTATCCTTTCGAAGAATCTATCCGGTTTAAGGTGAGTACCCCTTCTAAGGTTAGCTTCCCGCTTTATTTGCGTATTCCTTCATGGTGTAAAAATGCATCCATTTCTATTAATGGTAAGACCCAGAATATACAGGGTGCTTCTGGTAGTTACGCGTGTATTAACCGCGAATGGAAGAATAATGATGTAGTTGAACTTATGGTTCCCATGGATTTTACAGTTCGTCAGTGGCAGGTAAACAAGAATAGCGTGAGTGTAAATTATGGACCACTTACACTGTCTCTCAAAATAGACGAAGTGTACAAAAAGCTGGATAGTCGCGAGACAGCTATCGGTGATTCAAAATGGCAGGAAAATGCAGATGCATCTGCGTGGCCGACGTTCGAAATTTATCCGGGAAGTTCATGGAATTACGCTTTGATGGCTAACTTACCCATTACAGTAGAACGAAAGGCCTGGCCTGCTGATAACAATCCGTTTACAATAACCAGTGTTCCTCTCGAATTTAAAGCGAAAGGGCGGATTGTTCCTGAATGGATGATAGACGAGTATGGTTTATGTGGTGTGCTTCCTTACGAGAATGCAAAGAAATCGGATAAAATAGATGACATCAAACTAGTTCCGATGGGTGCAGCACGACTAAGAATAACGGCTTTCCCAACGGCTAAATAAATGAATAATAGCTTCCTCATCTCCTTAAAGGGTGGGGAAGTTCTATTTTAGGGGAAGTTGTTGTAGGTTTTCCAGGCTGTAGCGTGTTTGCGGTTGTGTTTCTTTGCACGAGCAGTTTTAGAAAAGATGGATTGCAAGAGGTCTTCGGCCGAAAAAGCGAAGCCTGCCGGAGTAGCTCTAAGTTCGTCCGACTTGCTGCTTACTTTAAATCCCGTTACTTCTTTAACAGGAAGAAAACTGAATTTTAGCTTGGCAAATACACTTGGGGGAATATGTAGCGTGTCTGTAATTTCCATGGGTACGCCGGTAACGGGTTTTAATCCGAAATCTTTTGTTATAGCGACCTTCAATCGGTAAGGTCTTGGTTTGGTTACTGGCTTGGGACTATCAAAGTTGATGAGTGTACCCGACTGTATGGCTCGCATT is from uncultured Macellibacteroides sp. and encodes:
- a CDS encoding beta-L-arabinofuranosidase domain-containing protein → MKKILLFISLAMASFAAAKDDATVVRVDRLPVAVRNKHYVSNQTPLMPQQFIKLPVGSISPEGWLLKQLELQRDGLNGHLGEISAWLQKEDNAWLKTDGKWGWEEVPYWLRGYGNLAYIMKDEAMLKETKFWIDGILKSQRKDGNFGPVQLNEGKQDFWPNMVVLWIVQSYYEYSNDVRVIDFMSKYCNYLLTVPDDDFLSSYWENSRGGDNLWSVVWLYNRTGDKNLLALADKIHRNTADWTKSTQLPNWHNVNVAQCFREPATYFLFNKDSALLEASYNVQSLVRRTFGQVPGGMFGADENARIGFFDPRQGTETCGFVEQMASDEIMLLISGDPIWAENCEDVAFNSFPAALMPDYKALRYITSPNHVVSDSKNHNPGIDNSGPFLAMNPFSSRCCQHNHGFGWPYYAEHLVMATPDNGLAAVMYTACKTKGKVGGNGVEVTLHEQTNYPFEESIRFKVSTPSKVSFPLYLRIPSWCKNASISINGKTQNIQGASGSYACINREWKNNDVVELMVPMDFTVRQWQVNKNSVSVNYGPLTLSLKIDEVYKKLDSRETAIGDSKWQENADASAWPTFEIYPGSSWNYALMANLPITVERKAWPADNNPFTITSVPLEFKAKGRIVPEWMIDEYGLCGVLPYENAKKSDKIDDIKLVPMGAARLRITAFPTAK